GGCCCTGCGACTTGAACGTCTGCCCCCATCCCCGCCACGCCCAGGCCGGGGGGCATTACCAACAGGAATGCATGGTGCGCATCGGCCCCGATAAAGTTTTCGCGGCCGCCCAGGGACTCTTAGGGCTTCCTTCTTAATAGAAGGACCCGCGCCAAGAGCCAGGCCCCGCCCAAGAGCGACAGGAAGAGCCCGAGCCGGAACGAGGTGGGTTCGTAGGAGAGCCGCACTTCTTGGGCCCCGGCGGGCACTTCGATGGCCTGGAAGATGCCGTCCGCCCGCGCGATCCCCGTCCCCTTCCCATCCACCCAGGCCCGCCAACCCGGCAGGGCGTTCTGGGTCACGACCAGGAACCCCGCCGGATGGCCCTTTTCCAATTCGAGGACCCTGGCGTCGGGGGGTATGGGGCGGTCTTTTTCCATCCCCTCCGGCCTGTCCAAAAAGAGGGTCTGGCGGGGGTCCGACAGGCCCGCTGCGAAGCGGGTGAAGACGGTCTTGCGGTCGGCCTGGGCGATCTCGCCTGAGAAAAAGAAATGGTCCCCGAGGGAATGGGGGTTCTTCCAAAGGGTCCAATCCCCGTCTTTCATCACCTTTTGATAATGGGCCGGCAGGCGGTCGCTCGGCACATAGAGCAGGTCCACGCCCAGAAGATCCATCAAGCCGCCGCCCTTGTCCCCGGAAAAGACATATTGGAAATAAAAGGCCGCGTCCAGGGCGCCCCAGGAGGGCTGGGTGGAACCGTAGAAGGTGGCCAAGGGCAAGGAGACGAAGTAGTTGGAATTAGGGATGAAGCGCTTGAAGAGGGGTTTGTGGTCCGGGTCGGGCAGGGGCGTGTAGAGACCGGCGTGGTGGGCGGCGTCGGGGAGGACCAGGGCCCGGCCGGTCCCCAGGTTGGCTTGGAAGGGCGCGGCGGCCGTCGTGAGGATGGGATCGCCTGGAAGGAGGTTCCTCTCCAGGGGTTGGAGATGGACATAGACCAGAAGGTTGAGGACGCAAAGACCGCCGAGGACCCAGGCCCCTATCCCGGGTTTCGGGAAAAGGTCCTTCAGGACCAGGGCCAAGGAGGCCAGGAAGAAAAGATCGAAGAGCACCCAGCTCTTGGCGGGCTCCAGGAAGGCGGGGAAGGGAAGGTGAAGGGGCCCGAAGAAGAGACCGGGGAACCCCAACGACCAAAGCAGAACGGCCAGGGTGCCGAGCAGGAAGAAGCGGGTGGAGGCGCTGAGTTTTTTCACCCGGAAAGATCCGGCCAGGATCACGATCAAGGGAAGGATCCCCGAATAGAGATTGAAGTAGAAGAAGGTGGGGTCGGCCACGAAGTCCGGTCTTCCATCCCGGGCCAGGGCCGATGGGTCCCAGAGGGTCCGAAGGTTCTTCAGGGGCAGGAAAAAGTCCGGGTTGTCATGGACCGCCGGGAGACGGGCGGCCTGGGTGAAGAAATATTCGACCGAGGGGAGCCATTGGGCGCAGGTGAAGAGGAGGGAAAGCCCGAAGGCCGCCCCGGTCCTGAGCGCCAGACGCGGACCGCCCAGGAAGGCCGCGTAGGCCGACGCGCCCAGCAAGGTGTAAAGGATGATCTGGGGATATCCGGCGAAAATCTGGAGGGAGAGGAAAAGGGCGAGGGGCAGGAAGGACCCGCGGCGCTCCGACGCCAGGACATGGACGGCCCAAAAGACCCAGGGCATCCAGGCCAGGGTGTCCATGGAGGAATTGCTTCCCAGATGGTTGAAGGCGCATCCGTTCAAGAGGCCGACCCCGGCGGCGGTGAGGGCCCAGGGCAGGGGACAGGCCCAACGCCTCAGGAGGAAAAAAAGACCCAGGGAGAAGACCAGCAGATGGAGGAGGCCCGAAAGGTTCCAAAAACCCAATCCGAAGATCCGGAAGAGCCAGGTGCCCGGATAGAAGGTGCCGGTCTGCCAGGTGGCCAGCCAGGGAATGCCGAAGGCGGAGAGCGGGTTCCAGAGCGGGAGATGGCCGCCGCGAAGGGCGGTCAGCACCGACCAGCGGATCGGAAGGTTCCAGGTGTCGTTCTCGGGACAAGCGGTATGAAGGGAGGGGTGCAGGACCAGCGGGAAGTAACCTAATAGAAGGACCAGAAGAAGGCCGAGGAGGGGTGGGAGGGATCGCATGGGGTATTTTTTAGGCGTCATGGTCGCTGGCTATCTTAGTCGGGGCCCATGGAATGGCAAACTTGCCCGGGTCCGGACCATGGCCCGGAACGTAAAAAAACAGAGTATAATTTCGCGATAAAGCAGTAAAAACTGACAAAACCATGTCTTGCCTCATGTTTTTCCTTCGGAAATAGGCATAAAAACGCTTCTAAAAAAGGGTTTTAATCTTAAACCCTGGCAGGGAAAATGCAGTTCTTTTAAGGTATCCCGTACGGGGTTCATCCCATTTTAGGACCGACATGGCCCGTTTTCCGACATTGAATCGATTTAATGGAACCGCCAAGAACCTCTTGGCCGGTCTTTTCTTTTTGTCCGCGTCCGCCGCTTGGGCCAATCCCCAAAATCTCCAGATCCTCGGCATCTCCAATTCCAATCCCGCCCCCGGGTCGACGATGTATGTCACGGTCTCGGTCTGTGACGACACCGCCTGGGCCAACAACCGCATCGAGATCATGGCGGCCATCGTCAGCGGGTCGAATGTCACCAACATCGTCGCCTGCCCCGCCGCCTCGGAACATTTCGTGGTGGATTCCTCCATCCCAGGCGGCATCGCCTCCACGCCCGGGTCTTACCACAATGGAAGCGGGGCCCAGGGGGTCAAGGGGCCGCCGGTCTATCCCAGCTACACCAACAACGGCACTCCCGCCTGTCCGGCCGGTTCGGTCACCGCCGTCTGGCCCATCTATATCGACGGCTCGGTCCTCAACTCGGGCAATTACAGCCTCGTGGTCGGGGCCAAGGAGGACTACATCGATTGCGCGGGCGGCCTGGGCGGCGACGTTTCGGCCGGCATCAATTTCTCCGTCCCCCTGCCGCCCCCGGGCATCACCCTGCTCAAGTCCGCCGAGGGGAACTCGGCCGCCGTGGGCGATTACATCCTTTTCAAGGTCGACTACTCCTTCGTGAACACCAATAACTTCATGCTCCATGACCTGGTGCCCGCCAACACCACCCTGGTGGCGGTGAGCCCGGGCGGATCGCCCTCTTCGGGCGGACCGGGGACCAATGTCACCTGGGGCCTGGGGAACGCCGGCAACTATAAAACGGGCCAGGTCTGGATGCTGGTCCAGGTCACCTCGTCCCCCGCCAGCGGCCAGATCA
The bacterium genome window above contains:
- a CDS encoding YfhO family protein, with the translated sequence MRSLPPLLGLLLVLLLGYFPLVLHPSLHTACPENDTWNLPIRWSVLTALRGGHLPLWNPLSAFGIPWLATWQTGTFYPGTWLFRIFGLGFWNLSGLLHLLVFSLGLFFLLRRWACPLPWALTAAGVGLLNGCAFNHLGSNSSMDTLAWMPWVFWAVHVLASERRGSFLPLALFLSLQIFAGYPQIILYTLLGASAYAAFLGGPRLALRTGAAFGLSLLFTCAQWLPSVEYFFTQAARLPAVHDNPDFFLPLKNLRTLWDPSALARDGRPDFVADPTFFYFNLYSGILPLIVILAGSFRVKKLSASTRFFLLGTLAVLLWSLGFPGLFFGPLHLPFPAFLEPAKSWVLFDLFFLASLALVLKDLFPKPGIGAWVLGGLCVLNLLVYVHLQPLERNLLPGDPILTTAAAPFQANLGTGRALVLPDAAHHAGLYTPLPDPDHKPLFKRFIPNSNYFVSLPLATFYGSTQPSWGALDAAFYFQYVFSGDKGGGLMDLLGVDLLYVPSDRLPAHYQKVMKDGDWTLWKNPHSLGDHFFFSGEIAQADRKTVFTRFAAGLSDPRQTLFLDRPEGMEKDRPIPPDARVLELEKGHPAGFLVVTQNALPGWRAWVDGKGTGIARADGIFQAIEVPAGAQEVRLSYEPTSFRLGLFLSLLGGAWLLARVLLLRRKP